A single Diachasmimorpha longicaudata isolate KC_UGA_2023 chromosome 10, iyDiaLong2, whole genome shotgun sequence DNA region contains:
- the LOC135166523 gene encoding venom acid phosphatase Acph-1-like: MAQLNLKLVNVIFRHGDRIPESDSYESFPTSPYAEADFYPYRYGQLTNKGKQRAYDLGKYIRGRYSEFLGDTYNPNILTARSSDLDRTKASLQAVIIGMYPPPPEAKWSPELNLNNIEINYVPWNKDSLLLPVVSPKFISAVHEVESLPEVQEEVGKFRGFLEDLSKWTGSKITTMKQCGSVYQGLSGLQSFGLPLPAWTTGIFPKGMLFDAACLHYRIQSYNNILKALNGGAILKYFTKSMLDAVPSEGPPERKIVLLSGHDTNIAGLLATLGTPADPVPDYCSAIFVELWAKNEAHFVKIHYYPGSSDKRVPLKLPGCDELCSLDDFIKLFSDALPAE; this comes from the exons ATGGCTCAATTAAATCTTAAGCTCGTGAACGTG ATTTTTCGCCATGGAGATCGAATTCCCGAGAGCGATTCTTACGAATCATTTCCAACGAGTCCATATGCAGAAGCGGATTTCTATCCGTATCGATATGGGCAATTGACCAAT AAAGGAAAACAACGTGCGTATGACCTTGGCAAATATATCCGGGGAAGATATAGCGAATTCTTGGGGGACACGTACAATCCAAATATTTTAACCGCACGCAGTAGTGATTTGGACAGAACCAAGGCATCCCTCCAGGCGGTAATAATTGGTATGTACCCTCCTCCACCCGAAGCAAAGTGGAGTCcagaattgaatttaaataatattgaGATCAATTACGTGCCATGGAACAAAGACAGTCTCCTGCTCCCCGTCGTCAGTCCAAA attCATATCAGCGGTACACGAAGTCGAGAGTCTTCCTGAAGTACAGGAAGAAGTGGGGAAATTCCGTGGCTTCCTGGAGGATCTCTCCAAATGGACTGGCAGCAAGATAACGACTATGAAGCAATGCGGCAGCGTTTATCAGGGCTTATCAGGGCTGCAGTCCTTCGGCCTCCCTCTTCCTGCATGGACAACTGGAATCTTTCCCAAGGGGATGCTTTTCGATGCCGCTTGTCTGCATTATCGAATTCAAAGTTACAATAACATATTGAAAGCTCTGAATGGAG GAGCGATTCTGAAGTACTTCACGAAGAGTATGTTGGATGCAGTTCCAAGTGAGGGACCTCCAGAGCGCAAGATTGTGTTACTGAGTGGTCATGACACGAATATTGCTGGTCTGTTGGCAACTCTCGGAACTCCCGCAGATCCTGTGCCTGATTATTGCAGTGCAATCTTCGTCGAGTTGTGGGCGAAGAACGAAGCACACTTCGTCAAG ATCCATTACTACCCAGGAAGCTCAGATAAACGAGTACCCCTGAAGTTACCCGGTTGCGATGAACTGTGTAGTCTGGATGATTTTATAAAACTATTCAGCGATGCTCTACCCGCAGAGTAA
- the LOC135166512 gene encoding uncharacterized transporter YutK-like isoform X1, with the protein MCGDWLYELVYMYWLQCGCVRAVSVERKISKHSLRISLDLSKENDPDSSNGMRKFVGSVDDMKYDNESITSTSCCANGRNFLNSWYSENRRAVKVLKYVILHSIILVYAVFASLYWTNHNSNCELEWCNGYGMLLILLGVVYFSLLYYYVIKRYLSEGIETVFSPITSCIGSIRQRSCLSRSLKTSFYVALFIALVIFLIYDTIDSRDRLISCLGFVIILLFGFVFSKHPTQINWRPVIWGIILQFLFGLLTIRWEIGRQIFGCLSNKVAMFLDYAKDGASFVFSPALVNNGVFAFSVLPVIFFFSFMIQILYYWGAMQWVIMKLGWALHSIMGTTVCESLNSAANTFLGMTESPLLIKPYISKLTTSEIHAVMCSGFATVSGTVLAAYISFGAQPSHLITASVMSAPAALCYSKLFYPETEKSQTTFKNIPLQKSEDTSVMDAATKGALAGIPLVLGIVANIVAFVSFISFLNGILSWIGGLVGFPALTFEYLLSKAFMPLSWIMGVPWDQCEDVGTLIGLKTVVNEFVAYQKLGEFKAQGKLSPRVEGIATFAICGFSNPGSIGIMMGGLGSMAPDKREQIAAVAIRAFIAGSAVCFLTAAIAGILMNEDFYSQAVINGTTVSPAMTS; encoded by the exons GTGGAACGAAAAATAAGCAAACACAGTTTGCGAATATCCCTGGATCTCTCAAAG GAGAATGATCCAGATTCATCAAAcggaatgagaaaattcgtGGGAAGTGTCGATGACATG AAATATGACAACGAATCAATTACCTCAACCTCTTGCTGCGCAAATGGAAGAAACTTCCTGAACTCCTGGTATTCTGAGAATCGTAGAGCTGTAAAAGTACTGAAGTACGTCATTCTTCACTCAATCATTCTAGTTTACGCAGTTTTCGCCAGTTTATACTGGACGAATCACA acTCTAACTGTGAGCTCGAGTGGTGCAATGGATATGGTATGCTCCTGATCCTGCTCGGAGTCGTGTATTTTAGTCTTCTGTATTATTACGTTATCAAGAGGTACCTTAGCGAAGGTATCGAGACAGTATTTTCCCCGATTACCTCCTGTATTGGGTCCATTCGGCAAAGAAG TTGTCTGTCCCGGTCTTTAAAAACAAGCTTCTATGTTGCACTCTTCATTGCTCTAGTGATCTTTTTGATTTATGATACAATTGACTCCAGAGATCGCCTCATAAGTTGCCTGGGTTTTGTTATAATTCTTCTCTTTGGCTTCGTATTCTCGAAACATCCGACTCAG ATTAATTGGAGACCTGTCATATGGGGcataattcttcaatttttattcggaTTGTTAACAATTCGATGGGAAATCGGCAGACAAATCTTCGGATGTCTGTCAAATAAGGTTGCTATGTTTCTCGATTATGCCAAGGACGGAGCGTCTTTTGTATTCTCACCTGCACTCGTTAATAATGGAGTTTTCGCATTTTCT gtACTTCCTGtgatatttttcttcagttttaTGATCCAAATACTCTACTATTGGGGCGCTATGCAATGGGTCATTATGAAACTGGGCTGGGCATTGCACTCAATCATGGGCACAACGGTTTGTGAATCATTGAATTCAGCTGCCAATACGTTTCTCGGAatg ACAGAGTCTCCGCTGCTGATAAAGCCCTATATCTCGAAACTCACGACGTCTGAAATTCACGCAGTCATGTGCTCCGGATTTGCAACTGTCTCAG GAACGGTTTTGGCAGCTTACATCAGCTTTGGAGCACAACCATCGCATCTCATAACAGCGTCTGTGATGTCGGCACCTGCAGCTCTCTgctattcaaaattattttacccAGAGACTGAAAAAAGTCAGACGACCTTCAAAAATATTCCGCTGCAAAAATC GGAGGATACAAGTGTGATGGATGCTGCAACGAAAGGCGCACTAGCTGGAATTCCTCTCGTACTCGGAATTGTTGCGAATATTGTGGCATTCGTTTCCTTCATTTCTTTCCTCAATGGAATTTTATCATGGATCGGAGGTCTTGTTGGTTTTCCTGCATTAACATTCGAG tACCTCTTATCCAAAGCATTTATGCCATTGAGCTGGATAATGGGGGTGCCCTGGGACCAGTGCGAAGATGTTGGTACCCTGATAGGCCTAAAGACAGTAGTCAACGAATTCGTAGCTTATCAGAAACTCGGTGAATTCAAGGCCCAGGGTAAACTCAGCCCGCGGGTGGAGGGAATCGCCACATTCGCGATATGTGGATTTTCCAATCCCGGATCAATTGGAATAATGATGGGGGGATTGGGATCAATGGCGCCGGATAAACGAGAACAAATTGCCGCTGTCGCCATAAGGGCGTTCATCGCTGGCTCCGCTGTTTGTTTCCTGACTGCGGCCATCGCTG GAATACTAATGAATGAGGATTTCTACAGTCAAGCCGTCATTAATGGAACAACAGTCAGCCCAGCAATGACAAGTTGA
- the LOC135166524 gene encoding ceramide-1-phosphate transfer protein, with product MAEGMDVTFFDLRLVHDHFDRALIEDDDVNMRAYLDAYNELYKFFQLMGSVFSFVSADLKQKIDVLNELLNKEEEKYQTVKSMIEHEKENKLLDKGDYSNGARTLLRLHRGLDFIREFLRQLGNLSDADKTSSCCQDAYNKTLAKHHPWVIRKTAVVAMYTMPTRETLLKKVCGDNVQRNIDVLPKMLEVTADIFNRTHSLYDFHELHELP from the exons ATGGCGGAGGGAATGGATGTGACATTTTTTGATCTGAGATTAGTTCACGATCATTTTGATCGCGCCCTTATCGAAGACGATGATGTCAACATGCGAGCTTATCTCGATGCCTACAATGAACTATACAA GTTCTTTCAACTCATGGGAAGTGTCTTCAGCTTTGTCTCCGCCGATCTGAAGCAGAAAATTGATGTTTTAAATGAATTGTTGAACAAAGAGGAGGAGAAATATCAAACAGTGAAGTCAATGATCGAGCATgagaaggaaaataaattattagatAAGGGAGATtattccaatggcgctagaacGCTGTTGAGACTTCATCGGGGACTTG ATTTTATTAGAGAATTTTTGAGACAATTGGGGAATCTTTCTGATGCTGATAAGACATCAAGCTGTTGTCAGGATGCTTATAACAAAACCCTAGCTAAACATCATCCATGGGTCATAAGAAAAACTGCTGTTGTTGCTATGTATACCATGCCCACCAGAGAAACACTGCTCAAGAAG GTATGTGGAGACAATGTTCAACGTAATATTGATGTTCTGCCAAAAATGTTGGAAGTGACTGCCGACATATTCAACCGTACACACAGCCTCTACGATTTCCACGAGCTTCATGAGCTACCTTGA
- the LOC135166521 gene encoding venom acid phosphatase Acph-1-like, whose translation MPEAPKIFRQSLVVLDKYIQCIVWTVCGIIMSVIICYSMAFLVLSFEEADGLEYKLVSVIFRHGDRTPGTHTCESFPTSPYSESTFYPHGYGQLTNTGKQRAYDLGLRIRARYDDFLGDVYHPHAIMARSSYFDRAKMSLQLVMAAMFPPASIQMWNATFNWQPVVMHQPAGKKDNLISIIKCQNFYAELQNVMKLPKFQEEFQRLEDLPKDLSEWTGTPIKNSIDLCYLYHGLTALQSMGLKLPEWTAGIFPDGIITDAATTLYRILGYTEKIRRLVGGRVLKHFIDTMRSVIKGESKKKMILLSGHELNVSSFLSIFGYLPHIPQYSSAVFVELLAKGDNYYISIHYFLGIPPQTETIKIPGCGTVCPFNKFIDLFSGNMATEEDMMCEDIVSKN comes from the exons ATGCCTGAGGCCCCAAAGATTTTCCGACAATCTCTTGTGGTTTTGGATAAATATATTCAGTGTATCGTTTGGACAGTCTGTGGTATCATAATGTCAGTTATCATTTGTTATTCCATGGCTTTTCTTGTGTTGTCATTTGAGGAAGCAGATGGATTAGAGTACAAACTCGTCAGCGTG ATTTTTCGCCATGGAGATCGAACTCCAGGCACTCATACTTGTGAATCTTTTCCGACGAGTCCATATTCAGAATCAACATTCTATCCTCACGGTTATGGACAACTAACCAAT ACCGGAAAACAACGGGCTTATGACCTTGGCTTGCGCATCCGTGCCAGATATGATGATTTTTTGGGAGATGTATATCATCCTCACGCGATAATGGCCCGGAGTTCTTATTTTGACAGAGCCAAAATGTCTCTGCAATTAGTAATGGCAGCTATGTTTCCACCTGCAAGTATTCAAATGTGGAATGCAACATTTAATTGGCAGCCAGTGGTCATGCATCAACCAGCAGGGAAAAAAGATAATCTGATTTCCATAATCAAGTGCCAAAA CTTTTACGCTGAGCTCCAGAATGTAATGAAGCTTCCTAAATTTCAAGAGGAATTCCAAAGATTAGAAGATCTCCCGAAGGATCTTTCTGAGTGGACAGGGACaccgataaaaaattcaattgacttATGTTATCTTTATCACGGCTTAACAGCCCTGCAGTCTATGGGCCTTAAGCTACCGGAATGGACTGCTGGTATTTTTCCAGATGGAATAATAACGGATGCTGCGACTACACTGTATCGAATTCTCGGCTACACGGAAAAAATTAGACGTCTGGTTGGAG GAAGGGTTTTAAAGCACTTTATAGACACCATGCGGAGTGTTATAAAAGgtgagtcaaaaaaaaaaatgatattactGAGTGGTCATGAGCTGAATGTCTCCTCTTTCCTGTCAATCTTCGGTTATCTACCCCATATACCGCAGTATTCGAGTGCAGTTTTCGTGGAGTTACTGGCGAAGGGTGATAACTATTACATCAGC ATTCATTATTTTCTGGGGATTCCGCCACAGAcagaaacaataaaaatacccGGGTGTGGAACAGTATGTCCATTCAATAAGTTCATCGACTTATTCAGTGGCAACATGGCCACAGAGGAGGACATGATGTGTGAAGACATCGTGTCTAAGAACTAA
- the LOC135166512 gene encoding uncharacterized transporter YutK-like isoform X3 has product MAGVSVFDEVERKISKHSLRISLDLSKENDPDSSNGMRKFVGSVDDMKYDNESITSTSCCANGRNFLNSWYSENRRAVKVLKYVILHSIILVYAVFASLYWTNHNSNCELEWCNGYGMLLILLGVVYFSLLYYYVIKRYLSEGIETVFSPITSCIGSIRQRSCLSRSLKTSFYVALFIALVIFLIYDTIDSRDRLISCLGFVIILLFGFVFSKHPTQINWRPVIWGIILQFLFGLLTIRWEIGRQIFGCLSNKVAMFLDYAKDGASFVFSPALVNNGVFAFSVLPVIFFFSFMIQILYYWGAMQWVIMKLGWALHSIMGTTVCESLNSAANTFLGMTESPLLIKPYISKLTTSEIHAVMCSGFATVSGTVLAAYISFGAQPSHLITASVMSAPAALCYSKLFYPETEKSQTTFKNIPLQKSEDTSVMDAATKGALAGIPLVLGIVANIVAFVSFISFLNGILSWIGGLVGFPALTFEYLLSKAFMPLSWIMGVPWDQCEDVGTLIGLKTVVNEFVAYQKLGEFKAQGKLSPRVEGIATFAICGFSNPGSIGIMMGGLGSMAPDKREQIAAVAIRAFIAGSAVCFLTAAIAGILMNEDFYSQAVINGTTVSPAMTS; this is encoded by the exons ATGGCTGGTGTTTCAGTATTCGATGAG GTGGAACGAAAAATAAGCAAACACAGTTTGCGAATATCCCTGGATCTCTCAAAG GAGAATGATCCAGATTCATCAAAcggaatgagaaaattcgtGGGAAGTGTCGATGACATG AAATATGACAACGAATCAATTACCTCAACCTCTTGCTGCGCAAATGGAAGAAACTTCCTGAACTCCTGGTATTCTGAGAATCGTAGAGCTGTAAAAGTACTGAAGTACGTCATTCTTCACTCAATCATTCTAGTTTACGCAGTTTTCGCCAGTTTATACTGGACGAATCACA acTCTAACTGTGAGCTCGAGTGGTGCAATGGATATGGTATGCTCCTGATCCTGCTCGGAGTCGTGTATTTTAGTCTTCTGTATTATTACGTTATCAAGAGGTACCTTAGCGAAGGTATCGAGACAGTATTTTCCCCGATTACCTCCTGTATTGGGTCCATTCGGCAAAGAAG TTGTCTGTCCCGGTCTTTAAAAACAAGCTTCTATGTTGCACTCTTCATTGCTCTAGTGATCTTTTTGATTTATGATACAATTGACTCCAGAGATCGCCTCATAAGTTGCCTGGGTTTTGTTATAATTCTTCTCTTTGGCTTCGTATTCTCGAAACATCCGACTCAG ATTAATTGGAGACCTGTCATATGGGGcataattcttcaatttttattcggaTTGTTAACAATTCGATGGGAAATCGGCAGACAAATCTTCGGATGTCTGTCAAATAAGGTTGCTATGTTTCTCGATTATGCCAAGGACGGAGCGTCTTTTGTATTCTCACCTGCACTCGTTAATAATGGAGTTTTCGCATTTTCT gtACTTCCTGtgatatttttcttcagttttaTGATCCAAATACTCTACTATTGGGGCGCTATGCAATGGGTCATTATGAAACTGGGCTGGGCATTGCACTCAATCATGGGCACAACGGTTTGTGAATCATTGAATTCAGCTGCCAATACGTTTCTCGGAatg ACAGAGTCTCCGCTGCTGATAAAGCCCTATATCTCGAAACTCACGACGTCTGAAATTCACGCAGTCATGTGCTCCGGATTTGCAACTGTCTCAG GAACGGTTTTGGCAGCTTACATCAGCTTTGGAGCACAACCATCGCATCTCATAACAGCGTCTGTGATGTCGGCACCTGCAGCTCTCTgctattcaaaattattttacccAGAGACTGAAAAAAGTCAGACGACCTTCAAAAATATTCCGCTGCAAAAATC GGAGGATACAAGTGTGATGGATGCTGCAACGAAAGGCGCACTAGCTGGAATTCCTCTCGTACTCGGAATTGTTGCGAATATTGTGGCATTCGTTTCCTTCATTTCTTTCCTCAATGGAATTTTATCATGGATCGGAGGTCTTGTTGGTTTTCCTGCATTAACATTCGAG tACCTCTTATCCAAAGCATTTATGCCATTGAGCTGGATAATGGGGGTGCCCTGGGACCAGTGCGAAGATGTTGGTACCCTGATAGGCCTAAAGACAGTAGTCAACGAATTCGTAGCTTATCAGAAACTCGGTGAATTCAAGGCCCAGGGTAAACTCAGCCCGCGGGTGGAGGGAATCGCCACATTCGCGATATGTGGATTTTCCAATCCCGGATCAATTGGAATAATGATGGGGGGATTGGGATCAATGGCGCCGGATAAACGAGAACAAATTGCCGCTGTCGCCATAAGGGCGTTCATCGCTGGCTCCGCTGTTTGTTTCCTGACTGCGGCCATCGCTG GAATACTAATGAATGAGGATTTCTACAGTCAAGCCGTCATTAATGGAACAACAGTCAGCCCAGCAATGACAAGTTGA
- the LOC135166512 gene encoding uncharacterized transporter YutK-like isoform X2 — MSPEGTTLAIYYVRNVERKISKHSLRISLDLSKENDPDSSNGMRKFVGSVDDMKYDNESITSTSCCANGRNFLNSWYSENRRAVKVLKYVILHSIILVYAVFASLYWTNHNSNCELEWCNGYGMLLILLGVVYFSLLYYYVIKRYLSEGIETVFSPITSCIGSIRQRSCLSRSLKTSFYVALFIALVIFLIYDTIDSRDRLISCLGFVIILLFGFVFSKHPTQINWRPVIWGIILQFLFGLLTIRWEIGRQIFGCLSNKVAMFLDYAKDGASFVFSPALVNNGVFAFSVLPVIFFFSFMIQILYYWGAMQWVIMKLGWALHSIMGTTVCESLNSAANTFLGMTESPLLIKPYISKLTTSEIHAVMCSGFATVSGTVLAAYISFGAQPSHLITASVMSAPAALCYSKLFYPETEKSQTTFKNIPLQKSEDTSVMDAATKGALAGIPLVLGIVANIVAFVSFISFLNGILSWIGGLVGFPALTFEYLLSKAFMPLSWIMGVPWDQCEDVGTLIGLKTVVNEFVAYQKLGEFKAQGKLSPRVEGIATFAICGFSNPGSIGIMMGGLGSMAPDKREQIAAVAIRAFIAGSAVCFLTAAIAGILMNEDFYSQAVINGTTVSPAMTS; from the exons GTGGAACGAAAAATAAGCAAACACAGTTTGCGAATATCCCTGGATCTCTCAAAG GAGAATGATCCAGATTCATCAAAcggaatgagaaaattcgtGGGAAGTGTCGATGACATG AAATATGACAACGAATCAATTACCTCAACCTCTTGCTGCGCAAATGGAAGAAACTTCCTGAACTCCTGGTATTCTGAGAATCGTAGAGCTGTAAAAGTACTGAAGTACGTCATTCTTCACTCAATCATTCTAGTTTACGCAGTTTTCGCCAGTTTATACTGGACGAATCACA acTCTAACTGTGAGCTCGAGTGGTGCAATGGATATGGTATGCTCCTGATCCTGCTCGGAGTCGTGTATTTTAGTCTTCTGTATTATTACGTTATCAAGAGGTACCTTAGCGAAGGTATCGAGACAGTATTTTCCCCGATTACCTCCTGTATTGGGTCCATTCGGCAAAGAAG TTGTCTGTCCCGGTCTTTAAAAACAAGCTTCTATGTTGCACTCTTCATTGCTCTAGTGATCTTTTTGATTTATGATACAATTGACTCCAGAGATCGCCTCATAAGTTGCCTGGGTTTTGTTATAATTCTTCTCTTTGGCTTCGTATTCTCGAAACATCCGACTCAG ATTAATTGGAGACCTGTCATATGGGGcataattcttcaatttttattcggaTTGTTAACAATTCGATGGGAAATCGGCAGACAAATCTTCGGATGTCTGTCAAATAAGGTTGCTATGTTTCTCGATTATGCCAAGGACGGAGCGTCTTTTGTATTCTCACCTGCACTCGTTAATAATGGAGTTTTCGCATTTTCT gtACTTCCTGtgatatttttcttcagttttaTGATCCAAATACTCTACTATTGGGGCGCTATGCAATGGGTCATTATGAAACTGGGCTGGGCATTGCACTCAATCATGGGCACAACGGTTTGTGAATCATTGAATTCAGCTGCCAATACGTTTCTCGGAatg ACAGAGTCTCCGCTGCTGATAAAGCCCTATATCTCGAAACTCACGACGTCTGAAATTCACGCAGTCATGTGCTCCGGATTTGCAACTGTCTCAG GAACGGTTTTGGCAGCTTACATCAGCTTTGGAGCACAACCATCGCATCTCATAACAGCGTCTGTGATGTCGGCACCTGCAGCTCTCTgctattcaaaattattttacccAGAGACTGAAAAAAGTCAGACGACCTTCAAAAATATTCCGCTGCAAAAATC GGAGGATACAAGTGTGATGGATGCTGCAACGAAAGGCGCACTAGCTGGAATTCCTCTCGTACTCGGAATTGTTGCGAATATTGTGGCATTCGTTTCCTTCATTTCTTTCCTCAATGGAATTTTATCATGGATCGGAGGTCTTGTTGGTTTTCCTGCATTAACATTCGAG tACCTCTTATCCAAAGCATTTATGCCATTGAGCTGGATAATGGGGGTGCCCTGGGACCAGTGCGAAGATGTTGGTACCCTGATAGGCCTAAAGACAGTAGTCAACGAATTCGTAGCTTATCAGAAACTCGGTGAATTCAAGGCCCAGGGTAAACTCAGCCCGCGGGTGGAGGGAATCGCCACATTCGCGATATGTGGATTTTCCAATCCCGGATCAATTGGAATAATGATGGGGGGATTGGGATCAATGGCGCCGGATAAACGAGAACAAATTGCCGCTGTCGCCATAAGGGCGTTCATCGCTGGCTCCGCTGTTTGTTTCCTGACTGCGGCCATCGCTG GAATACTAATGAATGAGGATTTCTACAGTCAAGCCGTCATTAATGGAACAACAGTCAGCCCAGCAATGACAAGTTGA